The genomic stretch GACTCCCCGTGATGATGGAAAAAAAGAATAAAATACTTATCCTTGACTGCGGTTCTCAATACACACAACTTATAGCCAGGCGTGTCAGAGAACTTGGCGTCTTCAGTGAGATACTTTTCTGGGACGCTGCAGAGGATAAAATCAATGAAACGGTTCCGGCAGGAATTATTATTTCCGGGGGGCCACGCAGCGTGCTTGACAAAGATTCTCCCTTCATTCCGATGTCTGTACTGAAATCAGGGATCCCAATACTTGGCATATGCTACGGAATGCAGATCCTTGCTCATCAGTTTGGAGGCAAGGTCCAGCGTGGCAGCGCCGCCGAGTACGGGCGTGCCAGGGTCAGGCTGCTTGGCCGCGGCCGCGTGTTCGATAAACTTGCTGACGAGAAGATCCTCGATGTATGGATGAGCCACTGGGATCAGGTCGTCGGACTTCCTGACGGATTTGTTGCGACGGCCGTCAGTGAGAGCGGAGCCCTTGCCGGCTTTGAGTCATCTGACGGCAGGATAAGCGGTCTGCAGTTCCATCCGGAAGTCGTACACACGCCGAAGGGAAGCGAGATACTTTCGGCCTTCCTCTTTGATATATGCGGCTGCACGGCCGATTGGGACCTTGGGCACAACTGGATAGACCGCGAAATAGAGAAGATACGCAACATGGTAGGGAGCGGCAGGGTAATCTGCGGTCTATCCGGGGGAGTGGATTCAACTGTCTCGGCTGTTATCACTTCCAGGGCAGTCGGAAAGAATCTTTTCTGTATTTTTGTCGACCATGGGATGCTACGTAAAGATGAGGGCAGACAGGTCATGGAGACATACAAATCCTTGCATCTCAACGTTCGCTATGTCGATGCTGAGGAGCGATTCCTCAAAGCCTTGGCAGGAGTAACTGACCCTGAGGAAAAGCGCAAAATTATCGGAGAGCTATTCATACGTGTGTTTGAGGAAGAGGCGCGCAGAATAGGCGGCTCGGACTGGCTGCTTCAGGGGACCATATATCCGGATGTTGTTGAGAGCGGTCACGGCGGAGGGGGAGTCATCAAGAGCCACCATAATGTCGGAGGATTGCCTGATGATATGAAAATGCAGCTCCTTGAGCCACTCAGAGATCTTTTTAAGGACGAAGTAAGGGCCGTGGGAAAGGTTCTTGGTATTGAACCGCATTTTCTGCAGCGCCATCCTTTCCCCGGCCCCGGGCTTGCCGTGCGCTGCCTCGGTGAACTCAAGAAAGAGAGGCTGGATGTTTTGCGCGAGGCGGATGCGATATTTATAGAGGAGATACGAAAATTCGGACTCTACGACGAGATATGGCAGGCGTTCTGCACGCTGCTGCCGGTCCGCAGCGTAGGAGTTGTCGGCGACGTGAGGACATACGGTGAGACTATAGCTCTTCGTGCGGTAGCATCGCTTGACGCAATGACAGCAGAATGGGTGCACCTGCCTTATGAGCTTTTGGATACAGTCTCACGCCGTATCTGCAATGAGGTCCCGCATGTCAACCGTATCGTTTTTGATGTTACGAGCAAGCCGCCTGCAACGATAGAGTGGGAATGACAAGGAGATGTATTTTTGAATACTATGAAATCTAAGGCAGCGGAAGTCAGACTTGATTTTGCGAGGAGAGAAAGAAAGGGGTTTTCTGAGGTTATTTTCTGCCCCGGAAAGTCCGATGAGCAGTTGCGTGTAATTGCGGAAGATATAAATACAAAAAGGCTGGATACTGCCTTCAGCAGGATGAGCGTTGAGCAGTATGAGCTTATTGCGTCTGTTATCTCTCCGTTCCGTTATGATCCTGTTTCGCGGCTGGGAATGACAGGGTACAACAGAATAGAACCTAACGGATCTGCCATTGTTGTGTTGTCTGCTGGCAGCACAGATGTTCCTGTGGCGGAAGAGGCGGCAGGCATAGCGGAATTTTCGGGCTGTGCTGTCAAGCGTTTTTACGACGTCGGAGTAGCTGGTATCCACAGGCTCTTAGAAGTGCTGCCTGAAGTATGTGAAGCTGACGCTGTCATAGTGGCGGCAGGCATGGACGGGGCTCTTCCAAGTGTAGTCGCTGGTCTGGTGCCTTCGCTGGTGATTGGGTTGCCTACATCCGTGGGCTATGGGATAGCTGAAAACGGTAAGACAGCTCTTCGTTCAATGTTGTGTTCTTGCAGCCCAGGCCTTGTTGTCGTTAACATAGACAACGGGATAGGTGCTGGACTTGCGGCTGTTATGGCGGTATGTAGGAAATAAACGGGGGGGAGTTTCATCGTTGAAAGATGAAAGATATTTTGTAATATCAAATAAAATCAAAGAGAGTGTAGTTCCTTTTGTGCTGCTTCTCCTGTTTTTTCTGTTGCTGACATATATTATCATCTCTCCTCTTGCACGGCCGCTGCTATGGTCCGGAGTGCTTTCATATTTCGCATACCCGTTCTATAAATATGTACACGGAAAAATTTTTAAAGGCGGCTATGCAAATATAGCAGCCGGGCTTACGACTGCAGCGATACTTTTTTTTATGTTTATTCCGATGCTTCTTCTGGGGCTTTTTCTGATTAAGGAGTTTGTTAAAGTATATGCGGCGATAATGGAGAGCGGTTTTCTCAGAGGTCCATACAGTGATATCCTGCTCAGGTTCAGGGATGTTCCAATACTTGGCAGCCTCATATCTAAATTTGATTTTCTCCGCGGTATGCCGATACTGGAGTCTATAGTAGGCAGCACTATCAACTGGGCTACCGGAGTTGCAAGAGTTATTTCCAAAGGAATAGTGGGGAATGCGTTCAAAATTTTCTATCTGCTGGCAGTAGTGACTGTCTCATCGTTTTTTTTTGTCAGGGACGGGCATAAGATCTTTCCCTATATAAAGGATATCATACCGCTCCCAACCGAGGCCAGAGATAGTTTTGTTAACAGGGCTGCAAAGATGTTGAGGGCAGTTGTGTACGGCATTATATTCACGGCAGGCGTACAGGGTTGCCTGGGTGGGTTTGGCTGGTGGTTTGTCGGGCTTTCGCACCCGATTTTATTTGGTTTTCTTATGTTTATAACAGGGATGATACCATTTGTCGGTACGCCCATTGTTTGGATACCGGGCTCCATTGTCCTGCTTTTGCAGAATGACATCTCAGGAGCCCTTATGCTTCTTGGGTGGGGGGTTGGTGTAGTAAGCATGGTGGACAACTTCATCAGACCTTACTTTATATCTGAGGAGAGCAAAATACATATGCTTGTAATATTTATAGGCATCTTTGGCGGGCTTTTCAACTGGGGTTTTCTTGGGTTGTTTATCGGTCCGATTATTTTATCGCTTGGTATTTTTATGCTTGATATATACAAGGCCATAGTGGCGGAGCAAAGCATCGGTACATTGCCAGATGACAAATTATCAGATGAGGAGCGGACAACATGATAAAAATAATTGCTGTGTCAGGTTATAAAAACAGCGGTAAAACGACGCTCTGCAGAAAACTGCTTGCTGAGCTACAAAAACTTGGGATAAGAACGGGTTATATCAAAAGGACTTGCGAAAATGTCCTAATGAATGAAAAGACTGACACAGGCTCTGTAACTGATATGGGAACAAGAACGCTGCTGTGGGGGAAAGACGGGCTTAGGTGTGAAGCTCCAGCCGATGAGACAACGACACCTCAGTGTATAGCTTCGAGATATTTTCCGGACGCTGAGCTACTGATACTTGAAGGCGGCAAAGAACTGGAGATCCCCAAAATATGGGTGTGTTCACATGGGGAGAAGGCGCTTGATCATCCGGGGATATTTCTCGTTTATGACCGCTTTGGTACCGGAGACGGAGAGAAGATATTCAGTGAAGGTGACGAGGCGGCCATTGCCGAAAGGCTGTCAAGACTTGTGCGCGGGGCCGCTTACAGGAGTTCTAAGGTATATATCGGAGATGCCCCTCTGCCGATGAAAGGTTTTGTTGCAGATTTTATAAGAGGAGGGATACTGGGTATGATAGCATCTTTAAAAGGCGCTAATAATACGGATGCCCAGGTAAGGGTTTATCTTGACGCCAACACGGAAGGAAAGAACATTTAGATCCTCTTGGTTTTGAAGAGAGAAAATATTCAATGATCTTCGATGTCCGGGTGTTCTGCAATCGTTTTGCATGAAAATTTTGAGTATTATTTATATTGCAGCAAAGCTGTTATCTGTTTTTTTGATTTAAATTATCTCCTAAACCCGGCACACAAAAAATAAATGTATTTTTTGTAAAACATTAGCCTTTTTCTCGTAATCGACCCTATATACAGTTGAAAATTGCATTAAACACGGATATAATCATCAGTTGGGTCGACTGTAAAGGTCGATAACACCAAACCTTTGAGGGGGTCACTTCAGCAATGGGAATTTTGTATATCATAGGAGGCATAGGCGTAGCTGCACTTTTGTATGCAGCATACGCTTCTGGAAAGATTAGGTTATTTAAAGTCGATAATGACAAGATAAATGAACTTTCCGGCATCATTCAGAGCGGGGCAATGGCATTTCTGTACAGGGAATACAAAGCTCTTATACCATTCGTAATTATAGTCGGAGCTTTACTCGCATGGAAAATAGGCGTGCCCAGTGCTATATGCTTTGTCTCAGGAGCACTTTGCAGTGCCCTTACAGGTTACATTGGGATGAGGGTAGCGACTAAGGCGAACGGGAAGACTGCATTTGCTGCAATGAGCGGAATGAACAATGCACTTGCCATCGCGTTTACCGGCGGAAGCGTTATGGGTATGACTGTTGTCGGAGTAGGACTTCTTGGAATTCTTGCAATGTTTGTCTTCTTCGGAGATCCAAGCATCATCACAGCGTTTGGTTTTGGTGCAAGCTCAATAGCGCTTTTTGCGCGTGTCGGGGGCGGTATATATACCAAGGCGGCAGATGTGGGGGCCGACCTTGTCGGTAAAGTAGAGGCCGGCATACCGGAAGATGACCCGCGTAACCCCGCAGTTATAGCTGATAATGTCGGCGACAACGTTGGAGACATTGCAGGCATGGGGGCGGACCTGTTTGAATCCTATGTAAACTCGATCATTGCATCAATGGCAATAGGAGCTATCGTAGCAGGGCTTGCCGGTGTTATGTATCCGCTTATGCTTGCCGCCGTAGGTATTATTTCGTCGATACTGGGGACGTTTTTTGTCCGCGTAAAAGAAGGCGGAGATCCGGCCAAGGCACTTCGTTACGGACTTGGATCAACAGGACTTTTTATGATAATAGGCACATTCTTCCTTACACGCTGGGTTTTCTCAGGAGATCTGACTCTATTTTACGCGGTTGTTTCAGGTGTTCTTGCCGGTATTCTTATAGGTGCGGCAACAGAATATTATACTTCAGGTGATTACAGCAGCGTCCAAGAAATAGCTGCGGCATCAGAAACGGGAAGTGCCACCAACATACTTGCCGGTCTTGGAGTCGGCATGAAATCAACAACTATACCGGTTATGTTTGTCTGTGCAGCTATACTTGCGGGTGTACACTTTGGTGGTCTCTACGGGATCTCATGTGCAGCGGTAGGGATGCTTGCAATAACCGGAATGGCTCTCTCTGTTGACGCTTACGGACCTATATCTGATAACGCCGGTGGGATCGCTGAAATGGCAGACCTCCCCAAAGAAGTTCGCGAAATCACTGACAGACTTGACGCGGTTGGCAATACAACGGCAGCGGTGGGCAAGGGGCTTGCCATCGGATCAGCTGCGCTTACCGCGCTTGCCCTCTTTGTCACGTATGCCCAGGCTACTAATCTTTCAGCAATAGATCTTAAGGACCCGAGGGTTATGGTGGGGCTCTTTATAGGAGGGCTTCTCCCCTTTGTCTTCAGTGCATTCTCCATTCAGGCAGTCGGCCGTGCCGCAGAAAAAATGATTGAAGAAGTACGCCGGCAGTTCCGTGAAATTCCAGGAATAATGGAAGGCACAGGACGTCCCGAATATGAGCGCTGTATTGACATTTCAACATCGGCTGCCTTACGTGAGATGGTCCTTCCCGGGCTGATGGCAGTACTGGTTCCGGTTATAGTAGGTTTTGTCCTTGGTGCACAGGCACTTGGCGGTCTTCTTGCCGGTTCAATTGTAACAGGTGTCATGATGGCGATCTTTATGTCAAACGCAGGCGGGGCATGGGACAATGCCAAGAAGTATATTGAAGCGGGCCATCACGGAGGTAAGGGGACGGCGGCCCATGCAGCGGCAGTAGTAGGAGATACAGTCGGTGACCCGTTTAAAGACACTGCAGGACCCAGCCTAAACATACTTATAAAGCTCATGTCCGTAGTTGCCACGGTCCTTGCTCCGTTGTTTATATAAAAAAGCATTGCAGTTTTTGCGTTAAATTTTGTGATAATGGTCTAGAGGGAGAGTCTTGCTCTCCCTCTGACCTTCTTTTTACGGGGGTGCGCTATGCTCAACGATGATGTTCGGGAAGTTAAATCAAAAATTGATATTACGGAAATCGTTGGGGATTATGTTGCGCTGCGTAAAAACGGGCGGACTTTTTGGGGGCTCTGCCCTTTTCACAGTGAAAAAACTCCCTCTTTCAGCGTCTCGCAGGAGAGGCAGACCTTTCACTGTTTCGGGTGCGGCAAGGGCGGGGATGTTTTTACTTTTCTAATGGAGATAGACCATCTTGAATTCAGGGAGGCCCTTGAGCGTTTGGCTGAAAAGGCCGGAGTCAAGCTTCATGCAAGGGCGGGCATAAATACACGGGACACAAAAGCATGTTGCGATATAAACATGCAGGCTCTTGAATTTTTCAGAAGGGCACTTGAGGGGAGCGGCGGTGAGGTTGCCCGCGCTTATCTTATGAGACGCAGCATACCGCCCGGAGCCAGCAGAAGATTTGAACTTGGGTGGGCCCCTTCGTCGTGGGATGCGTTGCTGGATCATCTGATAAAAAATGGTTTCACTAAAAGCCAGATTATTGAAAGCGGCCTTGTGGCGCAGGGTGACAATGGACTCTATGACCGTTTCAGGGGAAGGATTATGTTTCCGATATACAGTATTACAGACAGGCTTATAGGTTTTGGAGGGCGTATCCTTGATGGAGACGGTGCAAAATATATCAATAGTCCAGAAAGCCCGCTTTTTAACAAGAGAAATAACCTATACCTGCTTAACAAAGCTAAAATGTCAATTCGTGAAAAGGGCAGCGTCATATTGGTAGAGGGCTATATGGATGCTATCAGAGCTCATTTGTCCGGTTTCACTAATACTGTAGCGTCGCTTGGCACGGCACTTACCGAATCGCAGGCCGCACTGATCAAAAGGATCACAGGTCTATGTTATATCTGTTATGATTCCGATGCCTCAGGCCAGGAGGCTGCACTTCGGGGTATGTATGTGCTTCAGAAACAGGGTATATCTGTTAAGGTGGTATGTCTGTCAGGAGGCAAGGACCCGGATGAGATACTCCTTCAGGAAAATGGGACCGATATATTCCTGTCAGCTATTGAAAAAGCACTGCCGCTTCCCTTATATCATGCTATGCTGCGAAGTACGGAAATGAATATACCGGAAAAGTCCCTTGCCGCCAGAAATGACCTGCTGGATGGCCTGGCTTCGCTCTCCGTGTTTGACGTACTGCCATATCTTGATAAAATTGGGCAGTACCTTGGTATATTTTCACATGAACTTAAAAAAGAGATAGAATCAAGGCAGGAAAAGGTCAGAGGCAGGAATACGAGGCGTATTCCGGAGGATGATTTTCCCGGTTTTGAAGAGAGTGTCAATAAAGAACAGCCTGCAGATGATCTTGAATGTATGTTCTGCAGTCTGCTTTGGGAAAGCGAACCGCTAAGGGCTGAATTCAGTCCTGAGATGGTTATCCCTTTTATTCGAGATCCAGGCATACAGAATATTATCACGGCACTTCTTTCTGGTGATCGCCCCGAACAGCTGGAGACCAGATGGCGTCAGATGGGGGATATAAGAGGACAGAATCTTATTGCCAGAGGAAACGGGATGCTTGCAAGAGACGGACTTGATGCCGGATCCGCGTACAAGTTGGCTGATGTGTTGAGAAAACGCTGTATAGAGGACAGGGTCTTTACATTGAGGACAAAAATGACAAAGGGAACTGCAACGGAAGCAGAGCAGCTTGAATATCAACAACTGTCCAGAATACTCAAGGGAGGGAAATCCGGGGCATGAAGACAAATAAGTTGGAAGAAAAGTCCACAGCAAAAGATAAAGAGGTCATGAAAAAGGAGAAAGCCGTACTTTCTGAGGAGCTTGATGTTAAACCTTTTAAAAATTTCACCTCCGAGCATGGTTTGGATGATGGTTTTGCGGCTGATGATCCGGATGATAATTTTGAATCTGTTGACATTGAGGCTGAATCTGCGGACTCATCAAAAATTACAGAGGACATCAAGATAATCTGCGAGGAAGAACCGATCGTGGAATCTGATGCTGAGCGCTCAGATAATCCTGAGGAAGGGGATACCGCCGAATACGCAGCTTATATAGACAATGTTCGTGACCTGCTGCATGAGGGAAGAGAAAAGGGCTTTGTTACTTACGAGGATATAGAAAAACGTATGCCTAAGGACTTTCTTACTGCAGATATCCTGGATAATCTCTATATGAATCTCATGGAGCTTGGCGTTGATGTCGTAGATGAGCCGAAAACGAAGGTCGACCCGTCAGAGGGAGAGGTCATGCTTCCTACAGCGGCTAACACGGAAGAAATGGGGGACCTTGAAGATCTTCCTCTGTCAGATCCGGTACGCATGTATCTGCGAGAGATAGGGAAGATATTGCTTCTCACATCTGATGATGAAGTTATGCTTGCAAAAGGCGTTGAAGCAGGAGATATGCCTTGCAAAGACAGGCTTGTAGAAGCTAATTTAAGGCTTGTCGTCAGCATAGCCAAGAAATATATCGGCCGCGGGATGCTCTTCCTTGATCTGATCCAGGAGGGCAATCTAGGCCTGATAAGAGCTGTCGAAAAATTTGACTACCGCAAGGGGTACAAATTCAGTACCTATGCCACTTGGTGGATCAGACAGGCAATAACGAGGGCGATTGCGGATCAGGCGAGGACAATACGCATACCGGTCCACATGGTAGAGACGATAAATAAACTTATACGCGTATCTCGTCAGCTCGTTCAAAGGTTGGGCAGAGAGCCCACCGCCGAGGAGATCGCGTCAGAGATGGAGATCCCTTCCGACAGAGTGGAGGAGATACAGCGCATTGCACAGGAGCCTGTCTCTCTTGAGACCCCTATCGGAGAGGAAGAGGATAGCCAGCTTGGCGATTTTCTTGAAGATAAAGATCTCCCCAGCCCCGAAGAAGCTGCAGCGAGCCAGATCCTTAGGGAACAGCTTGATGAGATGCTGGATGATCTTACCGACAGAGAGCGTGAGGTTCTGCGCCTCCGGTTTGGTCTGGAGGACGGACACGCGCATACACTCGAGGAAGTGGGACGGCGTTTCGGTGTCACCCGGGAAAGGATCCGCCAGATAGAGGCAAAGGCCCTAAGAAAACTTCGTCACCCCAGCAGAAGCAAAAAACTTAAGGATTTTCTCGAGTAGCAGAGATCCCGGATGTTTTCAGTATTAAAGTAAACATTCCACACCACCGCTGCGGCCAAAAGACATTTGCAACATGCCGCAGCGACGGTATCTTTTACAGACGGCTATTTTATTTGCAGACATTGCTAATTATTGTACTAAATGCGGATAGGGATTATACTTTCCGTGTCTTTGTGAAGATAGTGAGGTACCGATATGAGACTTGATAAATTTCTCAAATTGTCAAAACTTGTAAAGCGTCGGACTGTTGCTCAGGAAATGGCTGAAATTGGGGCTGTACGCATAAATAAGAGGGACAGCAAACCATCATCAAGTGTCTCTGTTGGCGATTTGATTGAAATAGCTTATCCGCGGAGGATCGTTACAGTACGTGTCCTGACTTCCGATGAAACAGCTATTAAACGAAATGCCGTTGCATATGAGTTTGTCGAAGAAAAAAAAGCAGACCAGGATGGGCGTCCATGGTAAAAAACGCAGAAGCAGGAAGGGGTTGTTTTATTTGTCATCTATTGTCAATGTGCACGGCAGAGAGATCCTTGATTCACGCGGGTTTCCTACCGTTGAAGTTGAAGTTACGCTTGACTCCGGCATAGTGGGGCAGGCAAGTGTCCCGTCAGGTACGTCGACAGGAACGTATGAATCCTATGAGCTTCGTGACGGCGATAACGGCAGATATATGGGGCGTGGCGTTCAGAAGGCCGTCAGAAATATCAATGAAGTGATAGCTTTGGAGATCAGAGGGTTTGACCCTCTGGAACAGGATCTTATAGACAGTGCTCTTATCGCGTTGGACGGTACACTTCAAAAAAAACGTCTCGGAGCAAATGCAATTCTCGGCACATCTCTTGCTACAGCACGTGCTGCGGCTAATTCCCTTGGGATCCCTCTGTGGCGTTATCTGGGAGGTCTAAACGCAGACCTGCTTCCGACTCCGCTTATGAACGTTATCAACGGTGGTATGCATGCAAACAACAACCTCAATATACAGGAATTTCTTATAATACCGTACGGGGCGCAGAGCTTTGCAGAGGCACTGCGTATGGGTGCTGAGACGTATCATTCACTAAAAAAAATCCTCATTAAATATAACAAGACGACCGGTACGGGCGATGAAGGCGGTTTCTCCTGTGACTTCAGGGATCAGGAAGAAGCCCTTGACCTTCTCGTAATGGCTATAAGCGATGCGGGTTACCAGCCAGGACATCAGATCTCCATTGGCCTGGATATTGCAGCTAATCAGTTCTGCTCGGACGGGGGATATAAGTTTCCGGGCAGCGACTACAAATATACGTCGGGAGAACTCATAGATATCTATGAGCTGCTATGCTCAAAATATCCGATCATATCCATAGAGGATGGACTTTCGGAGGATGATTGGCAGGGTTGGACTGCAATGACTGAGCGTCTTTCGGGAAAGATACAGCTTATAGGCGACGATCTGTTCGTCACGCACAAGGACAGGCTCCTGATAGGAATGGAAAAAAAAGCTGCGAATGCCGTGTTGGTAAAGCCGAACCAGATAGGCACGCTAAGTGAAGTGCTCAGCGTTGTAGACATCGCAAGACGCGGCGGATACAGGACCATCATATCCCACCGTTCCGGGGAAACAGCAGACAGCTTTATAGCTGATCTTGCCGTAGCAACGGGGGCCGGCCAGATCAAGGCAGGGGCTCCTCGAGGTATGGATCGGCTAAGTAAATACAATCGGCTGCTGAGGATCGAAGAATCAATACAGGGACGATCTCAGTTTGCCGGAATGCCTAAGTAAAACAATTTGTTTACTGATTTATATTGAGAGGTGGCTTAATAAATGAAGGTGGCAGAGCCGACTGTTGAGAGGCTTATACAGTATTACCGTCTGCTTACGCAGATGAAAGAAGAGGGGGGCAAGGTCGTCTCTTCGCTTCAAATCGGAGAAATGCTGGGCATCAAGGCGAGTCAGGTTCGCAAGGATCTTTCTTATTTCGGTGAAATAGGCAAAAGGGGTGTAGGATATCATGTGAACCGCCTGTGCCTTCATATTGAAAATATACTTGCATCCCCCAGAGTATGGAGGGTAGCTCTTGCCGGAGTAGGCAATCTTGGTACGGCGCTCATGGGGCATGCCGCGTTTCAGAGCTATAAATTTACGGTTGAAGCCCTATTTGATATAGATGATGAAAAGGTAGGGCATGAAATTATAGGTGTGCACTGCTGGCACGTAAATGACATCGCGCGTGTCATGGAAGAGAGGAACATCGAAGTACTTTTGCTGGCTGTTCCTGCCTCCGCTGCGCAGAGTTGTGTCGATAAGGCTGTAATGTCTCCGTCTCTCAAGGGAATACTGGCATTTACTCCTGCTACCGTTGTTGTGCCGGATAATATTCTTTTTTATCGTGTTGATATATTTGTCGAACTTGAAAAACTATTGTTCTTTCTAAAGGAGCAGGAAAAATCCAATCGAGAAAAAAGTTCTGTACGATAGTTCTGTCTCATGTTAGAATAAACTCCGTTGCTTTTGGAGTTAGTCAAAAAAGTACATAAATAATATTTTAATAGTGCTTAAGGAGGGTTTCTTTTGGGTCAGCAGAGCGGTCTTGTAGGTATGATGTTACCTCTTGCAATGTTCGCGGCGATTTTCTATTTTTTGATCATCCGTCCGCAAAAGAAGAAACAGAAGGCGCACGAGGAGATGCTTGCCAGTATAAGCAGGGGCTCCACGGTAGTCACGGCAGGGGGCTTTTTTGGTATAGTGCGGGATGTGCTTGATGACAGTTACATTATAGAGCTTGATGAGGGCGTTAAAGCGCGCATACTCAAAAGCTCGATTTCCATGAAGCGGACAGAGGGTATTTCTGACAAACCTAAGAAAAAAAAGGTCAAGAAAACAGCCGAGTCGCTTGATGAAGCTACAGAAAACGTATCCGAGCCGATACAGGAAGCCGAAGTTGTGGATGCCTCTGTCGAAGCAAAGGAAGAAGCATAGCTGTTTCGAGTATTCAAATTTTGCTCTGTTAAACACGGAGAGGACAACTTTGGGGTCCACTCCGTGTTCTGGTGTAAGGAGGCGCTTTCTTTATTATGATGAAAAGAGACAAATGGCGGCTGATCCTGGTCTTGGCAATAGTAGTCATAGCCGCGATAATTACTTTTCCGATACAGGGGAAGGTGCATTTGGGGCTTGATCTGAGAGGCGGAGTTCATATTGTCCTTCAGGCTAAAGGTACCCCGGGGAACCCTGTCACCTCTGACAGCATTGAAAGGCTGTTGACTGTTCTGCGTAACCGTATTGACCAGTACGGGATCGCAGAACCGGTGCTTCAGCGTCAGGGCGAGGACCGTATTGCTATCGACCTTCCGGGAGTAGAAGATCCTGAGGCTGCGCTTGATCTGATAGGACGTACTGCTGTCTTAGAGTTCAGGCAGGTGCTTGGCGAATCTCCAAGAGTTCCCGC from Synergistaceae bacterium encodes the following:
- the yajC gene encoding preprotein translocase subunit YajC, producing the protein MGQQSGLVGMMLPLAMFAAIFYFLIIRPQKKKQKAHEEMLASISRGSTVVTAGGFFGIVRDVLDDSYIIELDEGVKARILKSSISMKRTEGISDKPKKKKVKKTAESLDEATENVSEPIQEAEVVDASVEAKEEA
- the eno gene encoding phosphopyruvate hydratase; this translates as MSSIVNVHGREILDSRGFPTVEVEVTLDSGIVGQASVPSGTSTGTYESYELRDGDNGRYMGRGVQKAVRNINEVIALEIRGFDPLEQDLIDSALIALDGTLQKKRLGANAILGTSLATARAAANSLGIPLWRYLGGLNADLLPTPLMNVINGGMHANNNLNIQEFLIIPYGAQSFAEALRMGAETYHSLKKILIKYNKTTGTGDEGGFSCDFRDQEEALDLLVMAISDAGYQPGHQISIGLDIAANQFCSDGGYKFPGSDYKYTSGELIDIYELLCSKYPIISIEDGLSEDDWQGWTAMTERLSGKIQLIGDDLFVTHKDRLLIGMEKKAANAVLVKPNQIGTLSEVLSVVDIARRGGYRTIISHRSGETADSFIADLAVATGAGQIKAGAPRGMDRLSKYNRLLRIEESIQGRSQFAGMPK
- a CDS encoding redox-sensing transcriptional repressor Rex; this translates as MKVAEPTVERLIQYYRLLTQMKEEGGKVVSSLQIGEMLGIKASQVRKDLSYFGEIGKRGVGYHVNRLCLHIENILASPRVWRVALAGVGNLGTALMGHAAFQSYKFTVEALFDIDDEKVGHEIIGVHCWHVNDIARVMEERNIEVLLLAVPASAAQSCVDKAVMSPSLKGILAFTPATVVVPDNILFYRVDIFVELEKLLFFLKEQEKSNREKSSVR
- the rpoD gene encoding RNA polymerase sigma factor RpoD, which gives rise to MKTNKLEEKSTAKDKEVMKKEKAVLSEELDVKPFKNFTSEHGLDDGFAADDPDDNFESVDIEAESADSSKITEDIKIICEEEPIVESDAERSDNPEEGDTAEYAAYIDNVRDLLHEGREKGFVTYEDIEKRMPKDFLTADILDNLYMNLMELGVDVVDEPKTKVDPSEGEVMLPTAANTEEMGDLEDLPLSDPVRMYLREIGKILLLTSDDEVMLAKGVEAGDMPCKDRLVEANLRLVVSIAKKYIGRGMLFLDLIQEGNLGLIRAVEKFDYRKGYKFSTYATWWIRQAITRAIADQARTIRIPVHMVETINKLIRVSRQLVQRLGREPTAEEIASEMEIPSDRVEEIQRIAQEPVSLETPIGEEEDSQLGDFLEDKDLPSPEEAAASQILREQLDEMLDDLTDREREVLRLRFGLEDGHAHTLEEVGRRFGVTRERIRQIEAKALRKLRHPSRSKKLKDFLE
- a CDS encoding RNA-binding S4 domain-containing protein, whose translation is MRLDKFLKLSKLVKRRTVAQEMAEIGAVRINKRDSKPSSSVSVGDLIEIAYPRRIVTVRVLTSDETAIKRNAVAYEFVEEKKADQDGRPW